The following proteins are co-located in the Pedobacter sp. FW305-3-2-15-E-R2A2 genome:
- a CDS encoding TSUP family transporter has product MMPDLIILCIVSFFAGFIDAIVGGGGLLQTPAIMIVLPQYSVATLFGTTKIPSLSGTAFAAWKYSQNVTLNWKLLIYVAMLAFVGAILGAHSITLIDNTVIKPVVFFILIAVAVYTYFNKSFGVHQDKDHSMFQQMAIGLFFGFVIGFYDGLIGPGTGTFFILAFIALLGYDFLHASASAKLINMATNIAAICYFGSTGHILYEFAIPMAVCNVGGSFLGTKLALLKGNKFIRIFFLLVVFGTILRFAYDIFIKA; this is encoded by the coding sequence ATGATGCCAGATCTGATTATACTCTGTATAGTCTCCTTTTTTGCCGGATTTATTGATGCCATTGTTGGTGGGGGAGGTTTGCTTCAAACTCCAGCCATCATGATCGTTTTGCCACAATATTCTGTGGCTACCCTTTTCGGGACGACCAAAATTCCTTCGCTCTCCGGAACTGCATTTGCTGCCTGGAAATATTCACAGAATGTAACGCTAAACTGGAAATTGCTGATTTATGTGGCCATGCTGGCTTTTGTCGGGGCAATTCTTGGTGCACATAGCATTACACTGATCGACAATACGGTAATTAAACCGGTGGTGTTTTTTATCCTGATCGCTGTGGCGGTCTATACTTATTTCAATAAGAGCTTCGGCGTTCATCAGGACAAAGACCACAGCATGTTCCAGCAAATGGCCATCGGCCTTTTCTTTGGTTTTGTGATCGGTTTTTACGACGGGCTGATTGGCCCGGGAACAGGCACATTTTTTATCCTTGCTTTTATCGCCCTGCTGGGCTATGATTTTCTGCATGCGAGTGCGAGTGCGAAGCTGATCAATATGGCCACGAACATTGCGGCGATCTGTTATTTCGGAAGTACCGGACATATCTTATATGAGTTTGCCATTCCTATGGCCGTTTGTAATGTCGGAGGATCTTTTCTTGGTACTAAACTGGCCTTGCTGAAAGGCAATAAATTTATCAGGATCTTTTTCCTGCTCGTTGTTTTCGGGACCATCCTGAGGTTTGCCTATGATATTTTTATCAAGGCATAA
- a CDS encoding aminotransferase class I/II-fold pyridoxal phosphate-dependent enzyme has translation MKPETLAIHSGNLYESSTKDVTPPINLSTTFFRDEDGGYSGGHMYSRVSNPNRSALEKVLTDLEHGADACAFSSGNTAGMSLFQALKPGSHIIAPDDMYWGFKKQLQSIFADTLTIDFIDLTDVGNISSYIRENTVMIWVETPSNPLLKITDLVAIAAITKKHNLILACDSTFASPCLQNPIALGADIVMHSSTKYIGGHSDVLGGALITAEKTPFWEKVRNIQQVGGAVPSPFDCFLLLRSIKTLPYRMRGHCENGMALALYLAQHPKIEAVFYPGLPDHPQYEIARQQMSGFGGMLSILVRGGADEARKVVNTVKLFAQATSLGGVESLIEHRASVEGPDTKTPQNLIRVSVGLEHIDDLIADFNQALA, from the coding sequence ATGAAACCAGAAACTTTAGCGATCCATTCCGGAAATTTGTACGAGAGCAGCACAAAAGACGTGACGCCGCCTATTAATTTGTCCACAACTTTTTTCAGAGATGAAGACGGTGGCTATTCCGGCGGACATATGTATAGCCGTGTAAGCAATCCTAACCGCTCTGCACTCGAGAAGGTGCTGACCGATTTGGAGCATGGCGCAGATGCCTGTGCGTTCTCTTCCGGCAATACCGCTGGAATGTCTCTTTTTCAGGCCTTAAAACCAGGAAGCCATATCATTGCTCCTGACGACATGTACTGGGGATTTAAAAAACAGTTGCAATCTATTTTTGCAGACACCTTAACCATCGACTTTATTGACCTGACCGATGTTGGAAACATCTCCAGTTACATCAGAGAAAATACGGTGATGATCTGGGTAGAAACCCCATCTAACCCTTTGCTGAAAATCACAGACCTCGTTGCCATTGCCGCCATCACGAAAAAACACAACCTGATCCTGGCCTGCGACAGTACCTTTGCTTCTCCATGCCTGCAAAATCCGATTGCATTGGGTGCAGACATCGTGATGCATTCTTCCACTAAATATATCGGTGGTCATAGTGATGTACTGGGCGGAGCACTCATCACAGCGGAGAAAACGCCTTTTTGGGAGAAGGTCAGAAATATCCAGCAGGTCGGCGGAGCGGTACCTTCTCCATTCGATTGCTTTTTATTGTTAAGAAGCATCAAAACCCTTCCCTACCGGATGCGTGGACATTGCGAAAACGGAATGGCCCTGGCTTTATATTTAGCGCAGCACCCGAAAATTGAAGCGGTATTTTATCCGGGGTTGCCGGACCATCCTCAATATGAAATTGCCAGACAACAAATGAGCGGTTTCGGCGGCATGTTATCCATCCTTGTGCGTGGTGGTGCCGATGAAGCCCGAAAGGTAGTCAACACCGTAAAGCTGTTTGCCCAGGCGACCAGTCTGGGTGGTGTAGAGAGTCTGATCGAACACCGTGCATCGGTAGAAGGTCCGGACACCAAGACCCCACAGAATTTAATTCGGGTCTCTGTCGGACTAGAGCATATCGATGATCTTATCGCAGATTTCAATCAGGCTTTGGCTTAA
- a CDS encoding O-acetylhomoserine aminocarboxypropyltransferase/cysteine synthase, producing MSANHKFETLQIHAGQEIDPTTGSRAVPLYQTTSYGFKNSEHGANLFALKEFGNIYTRIMNPTTDVFEKRVAALEGGVAALAVSSGQAAQFIALNNILEAGDNFVSSSHLYGGSYNQFKVAFKRLGIEVKFANGDDASDFEAKIDANTKALYLESIGNPSFSIADFEKISSIAGKHNLPLIVDNTFGAAGYLFRPLEHGAHVVVQSATKWIGGHGTSIGGVIVDGGNYNWGNGKFKQFTEPSEGYNGLVFNDVFGIGGPFGNIQFIIRARVEGLRDFGPAISPFNSFLLIQGLETLSLRVQRHVDNALALANWLENHEAVKSVNYPGLESSPYHANAKKYLQNGFGAVLSFELHGEKSQATALVDNLKLVSHLANVGDAKTLIIQPAATTHQQLSESEQIAAGVTPNLLRVSVGIEHIDDIKADFEQAFAAINLN from the coding sequence ATGTCAGCCAATCATAAATTCGAAACCCTTCAGATACACGCAGGTCAGGAAATTGACCCAACAACAGGTTCAAGAGCCGTTCCACTTTACCAGACTACTTCTTATGGATTCAAAAACTCAGAACATGGCGCCAACCTCTTTGCTTTAAAAGAATTCGGAAATATCTATACCAGGATCATGAATCCAACAACAGACGTTTTTGAGAAACGTGTAGCCGCTTTGGAAGGCGGTGTTGCTGCCCTGGCAGTGAGCTCCGGACAAGCAGCACAATTCATTGCCTTAAATAACATTCTGGAAGCCGGAGATAATTTCGTGTCTTCTTCTCATTTATATGGTGGTTCTTACAACCAGTTCAAAGTAGCCTTTAAACGTTTAGGCATTGAAGTTAAATTTGCCAATGGCGATGATGCTTCAGATTTTGAGGCCAAGATCGATGCCAACACCAAAGCACTTTATTTAGAAAGCATAGGAAATCCTTCTTTCAGCATTGCTGATTTTGAAAAGATCTCCTCTATTGCTGGTAAACACAACCTTCCACTCATCGTAGACAATACTTTCGGTGCTGCCGGATATCTGTTCCGTCCATTGGAACATGGTGCACATGTGGTCGTTCAATCGGCCACTAAATGGATCGGCGGACATGGAACGAGTATCGGCGGAGTAATCGTTGACGGCGGAAATTACAACTGGGGCAATGGTAAGTTCAAACAATTTACCGAACCTTCCGAAGGATATAACGGACTGGTCTTTAATGATGTCTTTGGCATCGGCGGTCCATTCGGAAACATCCAGTTCATCATCCGCGCCCGTGTGGAAGGCTTGAGGGATTTCGGCCCTGCCATCTCCCCTTTCAACTCTTTCCTCTTGATTCAGGGACTGGAAACACTTTCGCTTCGCGTACAGCGCCATGTAGACAATGCACTCGCATTGGCCAACTGGCTGGAAAATCATGAAGCCGTAAAAAGTGTGAACTATCCAGGTCTGGAAAGTAGTCCATATCATGCAAATGCGAAGAAATACCTGCAGAATGGATTCGGAGCCGTCTTGTCTTTCGAGCTTCATGGAGAGAAAAGTCAGGCCACTGCATTGGTAGACAATTTGAAACTGGTCAGCCACCTGGCGAATGTTGGAGATGCGAAAACGCTGATCATCCAGCCGGCAGCAACCACACACCAGCAGCTGAGCGAAAGCGAGCAAATTGCTGCAGGAGTAACACCAAACCTATTGCGTGTATCCGTAGGAATTGAACACATCGACGACATTAAAGCAGATTTTGAACAGGCATTTGCTGCAATCAACCTAAACTAA
- the metX gene encoding homoserine O-acetyltransferase, which produces MSTISTYTHNKTFKLENGKKLRKIELAYQTYGKLNAKKDNVIWACHALTANSDVLDWWKGLFGNNDLFNPEEHFIICANVLGSHYGSTNPLSENPVTGLPYYLSFPEFTIRDLVSAHRLLAEHLGIKDIKVLIGGSLGGQQALEWAITDGSAIENLILVATNAVHSPWGIAFNESQRLAISTDRSFYAQKPDGGLKGLKTARSIALLSYRSYDAYTDTQLESVNDKTGSFRASSYQNYQGEKLCKRFNAYSYWYLSKAMDSHNVGRGRKSVTEALSTVKPNTLVIGVENDVLFPITEQEFLAKHIPDAAFHSIKSAYGHDGFLIETDILTNVIGNFLKESTNKKIIKLHKTA; this is translated from the coding sequence ATGAGCACGATATCCACATATACCCATAACAAGACTTTCAAGCTCGAAAATGGCAAGAAATTGCGCAAAATAGAGCTTGCTTATCAGACCTATGGAAAACTGAACGCCAAAAAAGACAATGTGATCTGGGCCTGTCATGCTTTGACGGCGAACTCAGATGTGCTGGATTGGTGGAAAGGCCTTTTCGGTAATAACGACCTGTTTAATCCGGAAGAACATTTTATCATTTGTGCCAATGTATTGGGCTCCCATTATGGAAGCACCAATCCATTAAGCGAGAATCCGGTTACCGGATTACCTTATTACCTGTCTTTCCCGGAATTTACCATCCGTGATCTCGTTTCTGCGCATCGTTTGCTTGCAGAACACCTGGGCATTAAAGACATTAAGGTCTTAATCGGTGGTTCCCTTGGCGGGCAACAGGCACTGGAATGGGCTATTACTGATGGTTCAGCCATAGAAAATCTGATCCTGGTGGCTACCAATGCGGTTCATTCCCCATGGGGAATTGCTTTCAATGAAAGTCAGCGTCTGGCCATCAGTACCGACAGAAGTTTCTATGCACAGAAACCAGATGGCGGATTAAAAGGTTTGAAAACAGCAAGAAGCATTGCTTTATTGTCTTATCGCAGCTACGATGCTTATACCGATACCCAACTGGAAAGCGTAAACGATAAGACCGGTTCTTTCCGTGCTTCTTCTTACCAGAACTACCAGGGAGAAAAACTATGTAAGCGCTTCAATGCTTACAGCTATTGGTACCTGAGCAAAGCGATGGACAGCCACAATGTAGGCAGAGGCAGAAAGAGTGTTACAGAAGCTTTGTCTACGGTAAAACCAAACACTTTGGTGATTGGTGTAGAGAACGATGTATTGTTCCCGATCACTGAACAGGAATTCCTGGCCAAACACATTCCGGATGCTGCCTTTCACTCCATCAAATCGGCCTATGGCCATGACGGTTTCCTGATTGAGACAGACATTCTGACCAATGTGATCGGCAATTTCCTGAAAGAAAGCACCAACAAGAAAATAATTAAATTACATAAAACAGCATAG